One stretch of Corallococcus exiguus DNA includes these proteins:
- the menC gene encoding o-succinylbenzoate synthase — protein sequence MRITEATLTPLHLTLAQPLSTARGTYATRDGFIVRLRDEEGRVGQGEAMPLPEFGTESLATTHTVLRGWLSSLKGQTLEDSIEGVEATLVPTASEEVRQRGARIRGIDPEEPVPAAQHGLELALLDLVAQRKGIPLCWLLAEEARQEVLVNALLSAEEPEALAQEARGAVEEGYQTLKVKVAGRSLDADEARVRAVREAVGARVRLRLDANGGWTEPEANRALDRLGWYDLELVEQPTPPEDLQALWRVQRRAPCIIAADETLATPAAVRTLLTMDLGGGPAVGAVVIKPMVLGGLLPSMVVALRAAHLGMHAYVTSSIDGVVARAGAAHLASALPSGDLASGLAVGRLFADEPRDHPYQPQRGLVRLRDMPGLGLSPDFSREH from the coding sequence ATGCGCATCACCGAAGCGACGCTCACCCCGCTGCACCTCACTCTGGCCCAACCCCTGAGTACGGCGAGGGGCACCTACGCCACACGCGACGGGTTCATCGTGCGGCTGCGCGACGAGGAAGGTCGCGTAGGGCAGGGTGAAGCCATGCCTCTGCCGGAGTTCGGCACGGAGTCCCTGGCTACCACGCACACGGTGCTGCGCGGGTGGCTGAGCTCCCTCAAGGGCCAGACGTTGGAGGACAGCATCGAGGGGGTCGAAGCCACGCTCGTCCCGACCGCCAGTGAGGAGGTTCGCCAGCGAGGCGCGCGGATCCGAGGCATCGACCCTGAGGAGCCCGTCCCCGCCGCGCAGCACGGCCTGGAGCTGGCGCTGCTGGATCTGGTGGCCCAGCGCAAGGGCATCCCCCTGTGCTGGCTGCTCGCGGAGGAGGCGCGGCAGGAGGTCCTGGTGAACGCGCTGCTGAGCGCGGAGGAACCGGAGGCCCTTGCCCAGGAAGCGCGAGGGGCGGTGGAGGAGGGCTATCAGACGCTGAAGGTGAAGGTCGCGGGTCGCTCGCTGGACGCGGATGAAGCGCGGGTCCGGGCCGTGCGCGAAGCGGTGGGGGCCCGCGTGCGCCTGCGCCTGGACGCGAACGGCGGCTGGACGGAGCCCGAAGCCAACCGCGCCCTGGATCGGCTGGGTTGGTACGACCTGGAGCTGGTGGAGCAGCCCACGCCGCCGGAGGACCTGCAGGCGCTGTGGCGGGTGCAGCGCCGAGCCCCGTGCATCATCGCCGCGGACGAGACGCTCGCCACGCCCGCAGCGGTGCGAACGCTCCTCACGATGGACCTGGGCGGCGGGCCGGCGGTGGGCGCGGTGGTGATCAAGCCGATGGTGCTCGGGGGGCTGCTGCCCTCCATGGTGGTGGCGCTGCGAGCGGCCCACCTGGGCATGCACGCGTACGTCACCAGCTCCATCGACGGCGTGGTGGCCCGGGCCGGCGCCGCGCATCTGGCCTCCGCGCTGCCCTCGGGAGACCTGGCCTCTGGCCTCGCCGTGGGGCGGCTCTTCGCGGACGAGCCACGGGATCATCCGTATCAACCCCAGCGGGGACTCGTGCGGCTGCGCGACATGCCCGGTCTGGGACTGAGCCCGGACTTCAGCCGGGAACACTGA
- the menE gene encoding o-succinylbenzoate--CoA ligase, whose protein sequence is MTYDCPIREGAQLHPHAEALRFAGQTWTFRALDEEVTRWTEALAARGLDQGDRVALLSTSHPSVTFLFWALGRLGAIFAPLNARLTPAELQPLMEDVEPRLTLVLGALRDRLPEAELLDTLTEGVAAQSVPARTWDADTSRVILFTSGTTGRPKGAVLTEGAFRASCRASAANLGAHPAPRWLGTLPLFHVGGLAMLTRTAYEGGCLLLHERFDADAVNRAIDTEGASHASFVATTLERVLDARQDRTLPATFQCALIGGGPVPTALLTRARAAGLLALQTYGLTEACSQVTTERPGEADGSTAGPPLPGLEVRIVGTDGEPLGEGHEGDVEVRGPTLMARYWRQRDATRDAFHDGWLRTRDVGVLDAKGRLTLLSRRTDLIVRGGENLYPAEIEAVLANHPAIAESAVVGVPEPHWGEVPVAFVVLRPGHTLPEDLDAWCRQSLARFKVPARFVAVETLPRNAMSKVERSVLRKQARSHPPYQPGS, encoded by the coding sequence ATGACCTACGACTGCCCCATCCGCGAAGGCGCGCAGCTGCATCCCCATGCGGAAGCACTGCGTTTCGCGGGACAGACCTGGACCTTCCGCGCACTGGACGAAGAGGTGACGCGCTGGACGGAAGCCCTGGCCGCGCGAGGCTTGGACCAGGGGGACCGCGTGGCGCTGCTGTCCACGAGCCACCCGTCGGTGACCTTCCTCTTCTGGGCGCTGGGCCGTCTGGGCGCGATCTTCGCGCCGCTCAATGCCCGGCTCACGCCAGCGGAGCTGCAGCCCCTGATGGAGGACGTCGAGCCCCGGCTCACGCTGGTGCTCGGAGCCCTGCGGGACCGGCTCCCGGAAGCGGAGCTCCTGGACACCTTGACCGAGGGCGTTGCGGCGCAATCCGTGCCCGCCCGCACCTGGGACGCGGACACGTCCCGGGTCATCCTCTTCACCAGCGGAACGACGGGAAGGCCCAAGGGCGCCGTGCTCACGGAAGGTGCCTTCCGTGCCTCATGCCGCGCCTCCGCCGCGAACCTGGGCGCGCACCCCGCGCCGCGCTGGCTGGGCACGCTGCCCCTGTTCCACGTCGGCGGCCTGGCCATGCTCACGCGCACCGCGTACGAGGGCGGCTGCCTCCTCCTGCACGAGCGCTTCGACGCGGACGCCGTCAACCGCGCCATCGACACGGAGGGCGCGTCCCACGCCAGCTTCGTCGCCACCACGTTGGAGCGGGTGCTGGACGCGCGACAGGACCGCACGCTGCCCGCGACCTTCCAATGCGCGCTCATCGGCGGAGGCCCCGTCCCCACGGCCCTACTCACGAGGGCACGCGCTGCGGGACTCCTGGCCCTCCAGACCTACGGACTCACCGAGGCCTGCTCCCAGGTCACCACCGAACGCCCCGGCGAAGCGGATGGCAGCACCGCGGGTCCGCCCCTGCCTGGACTGGAGGTCCGCATCGTCGGGACCGACGGTGAGCCGCTCGGTGAAGGGCACGAAGGGGACGTGGAGGTCCGAGGCCCCACGCTCATGGCCCGCTATTGGCGCCAGCGCGATGCCACGCGCGACGCCTTCCATGACGGCTGGCTGCGCACCCGCGACGTGGGCGTCCTGGACGCGAAGGGGCGACTCACCCTCCTGTCGCGCCGCACGGACCTCATCGTGCGGGGAGGGGAGAACCTCTATCCGGCCGAAATCGAAGCGGTCCTCGCCAACCACCCGGCCATCGCGGAGTCCGCCGTCGTCGGCGTACCGGAGCCGCACTGGGGCGAGGTCCCCGTGGCCTTCGTCGTCTTGCGCCCCGGCCACACCCTCCCCGAGGACCTGGACGCCTGGTGCCGCCAGTCCCTGGCGCGCTTCAAGGTGCCCGCACGCTTTGTTGCAGTTGAAACATTGCCCCGGAACGCCATGAGCAAGGTGGAGCGCTCCGTCCTGAGAAAACAGGCTCGGTCTCATCCCCCGTATCAGCCTGGGTCCTAG
- a CDS encoding class I SAM-dependent methyltransferase, translating to MPRLQLFELEDQPWFPKVLRRGVTDFLAYVWSLSDDRYSEFVKRLKGAMAEMGETQLLDMASGSAGPVPKLLEMLESQEGYQATALLTDLYPEISAFEKAKAANPGRIDYVTTPVDATAVPATYKGFRIMCNSFHHLPPDMARKVLADAVAQRRGIAIMELVERRGPAIAMTAAALINVPLTTPFIRPIRADRLALTYLMPLIPIAAAFDGVVSCLRTYSVEEMRELTHGLSDDYIWEIDRLTNPGNPFGLMMLIGRPATPSKA from the coding sequence ATGCCCAGACTGCAACTTTTTGAATTAGAGGATCAGCCCTGGTTCCCGAAGGTGCTGCGCCGGGGGGTGACGGACTTCCTCGCGTACGTGTGGAGCCTGTCGGATGACCGCTATTCGGAGTTCGTGAAGCGGCTCAAGGGCGCGATGGCGGAGATGGGCGAGACGCAGCTGTTGGACATGGCGTCCGGCAGCGCGGGGCCGGTGCCGAAGCTGCTGGAGATGCTGGAGTCGCAGGAGGGCTACCAGGCGACGGCGCTCCTGACGGACCTGTACCCGGAGATCTCCGCGTTCGAGAAGGCGAAGGCGGCGAACCCGGGCCGCATCGACTACGTGACGACGCCGGTGGACGCGACCGCGGTGCCCGCGACGTACAAGGGCTTCCGCATCATGTGCAATTCGTTCCATCACCTGCCGCCGGACATGGCGCGCAAGGTGCTGGCGGACGCCGTGGCCCAGCGCCGGGGCATCGCCATCATGGAGCTGGTGGAGCGGCGCGGGCCGGCCATTGCGATGACGGCGGCGGCGCTGATCAACGTGCCGCTGACGACGCCGTTCATCCGCCCCATTCGCGCGGACAGGCTCGCCCTCACCTACCTCATGCCGCTCATCCCCATCGCGGCGGCGTTCGACGGCGTGGTGTCCTGTCTGCGCACGTACTCCGTGGAGGAGATGCGCGAGCTCACCCACGGACTGAGCGACGACTACATCTGGGAAATCGACCGGCTCACCAACCCGGGGAACCCCTTCGGCTTGATGATGCTCATTGGCCGACCCGCCACCCCCTCGAAGGCTTGA
- a CDS encoding cytochrome P450 has translation MSTAVEAVKVEGQSESIHIDAHASKAAGAMKCPHLGAQYNPFAGPHVEDPHPFYAELRRDAPVSYNPMLGMWLVSRYEDICHVLKDPTRYSSADLGNMGSVLSPATLAVLAEGYPLADSLINSDPPAHTRLRKLLGRGFSAQRIAAQEAPIRAVSEELIQAFASKGHADLVTEFAYPLPVRVILGMAGVPQEDMADIKRWCDDFFRMIFTRVPPEEQPPLARSWVTYQHYVARLIRDRTDDPRDDLISYLVTTDADGEALTLPELIIAIAGSMLAAGHETTTALLAQCWKQALLQPGLWQRLREDRSLVPHLIEETLRFDSVAHGMIRTTMEDVELAGVALPKGSRLLLLYASGSRDSALLADGEHFDISRHHPTHLGFGRGIHFCIGAPLARLEALIATNLLLDQLPDLKLEENPDFGHTQSLTIRTIQHLRVNWTPTGT, from the coding sequence GTGAGTACCGCAGTGGAAGCAGTGAAGGTGGAAGGGCAGTCTGAATCGATCCACATCGATGCGCACGCCAGCAAGGCCGCTGGCGCGATGAAGTGCCCCCATCTGGGCGCCCAGTACAACCCGTTCGCGGGACCGCACGTCGAGGATCCACATCCGTTCTACGCGGAGCTGAGACGGGACGCGCCCGTCAGCTACAACCCCATGCTGGGGATGTGGCTGGTGAGCCGTTACGAGGACATCTGCCACGTGCTCAAGGATCCGACGCGCTACTCGTCGGCGGACCTGGGCAACATGGGTTCGGTGCTGTCTCCGGCGACGCTCGCGGTGCTCGCCGAGGGCTATCCCCTGGCGGACAGCCTGATCAACTCGGATCCGCCCGCGCACACCCGGCTGCGCAAGCTGCTGGGCCGCGGCTTCTCCGCCCAGCGCATCGCCGCGCAGGAAGCCCCCATCCGCGCCGTCTCCGAGGAGCTCATCCAGGCCTTCGCGAGCAAGGGACACGCGGACCTGGTGACGGAGTTCGCGTACCCGCTGCCCGTGCGGGTCATCCTGGGCATGGCGGGCGTTCCCCAGGAGGACATGGCGGACATCAAGCGCTGGTGTGACGACTTCTTCCGGATGATCTTCACCCGCGTCCCGCCTGAAGAGCAGCCGCCGCTCGCGCGCAGCTGGGTCACCTACCAGCACTACGTGGCCCGCCTCATCCGCGACCGCACGGACGACCCCCGCGACGACCTGATCAGCTACCTGGTCACCACCGACGCGGATGGCGAAGCGCTCACGCTGCCGGAGCTGATCATCGCCATCGCCGGAAGCATGCTGGCGGCGGGCCACGAAACCACCACCGCGCTGCTCGCCCAGTGCTGGAAGCAGGCCCTGCTCCAGCCCGGCCTCTGGCAGCGGCTGCGCGAGGACCGCTCGCTGGTGCCGCACCTCATCGAGGAGACGCTGCGCTTCGACTCCGTGGCGCACGGCATGATCCGCACCACCATGGAGGACGTGGAGCTCGCGGGTGTCGCGCTGCCCAAGGGCTCGCGGCTACTCCTGCTCTACGCGTCCGGAAGCCGTGACTCCGCGCTGCTCGCGGACGGGGAGCACTTCGACATCTCCCGGCACCACCCGACGCACCTGGGCTTCGGCCGGGGCATCCACTTCTGCATCGGGGCGCCGCTCGCGCGGCTGGAGGCGCTCATCGCCACCAACCTGCTGCTGGATCAGCTCCCGGACCTGAAGCTGGAGGAGAACCCGGACTTCGGCCACACGCAGTCGCTGACCATCCGCACCATCCAGCACCTGCGCGTGAACTGGACCCCCACGGGGACCTGA
- a CDS encoding 1,4-dihydroxy-2-naphthoate polyprenyltransferase gives MTTLVSTPPDAARPRPTLKTWLMAVRPKTLTAGAVPVLVATALAYGNGVGRLLPALAALVGAVLIQIGTNFINDFYDYKKGADTEERLGPKRVTQSGLIAPGTVLLGGLGCFALATLVGLYLVAVGGLPIVVIGVASLLCGYAYTGGPFPLAYLGLGDLFVLIFFGIVAVTGTYYVQAGFVSPAAWWASLPVGAIGTCLIVVNNQRDASTDVKANKRTMVVRFGQGFGRAEYVLLLVASYVTPFVLFAKGYASAWVFLPLLSLPLVVPPLKLMLKAEGAALNPALGGTAKLQMLFGLLFAVGLYLR, from the coding sequence GTGACAACCCTGGTGAGCACCCCTCCCGATGCGGCTCGTCCCCGGCCCACGCTGAAGACGTGGCTGATGGCCGTGCGTCCGAAGACGCTGACGGCGGGCGCGGTGCCGGTGCTGGTGGCCACGGCGCTCGCGTACGGCAACGGCGTGGGGCGCCTGTTGCCGGCGCTCGCGGCGCTCGTGGGCGCGGTGCTGATCCAAATCGGCACCAACTTCATCAACGACTTCTATGACTACAAGAAGGGCGCGGACACCGAGGAGCGCCTGGGGCCCAAGCGCGTGACGCAGAGCGGGCTCATCGCGCCGGGCACGGTGCTGCTGGGCGGCCTCGGGTGCTTCGCGCTGGCGACGCTGGTGGGCCTGTATCTGGTGGCGGTGGGCGGCTTGCCCATCGTGGTCATCGGGGTGGCTTCGCTGCTGTGCGGCTACGCGTACACGGGAGGCCCTTTTCCGCTGGCCTACCTCGGCCTGGGCGACCTGTTCGTGCTCATCTTCTTCGGCATCGTGGCGGTGACGGGCACGTACTACGTGCAGGCCGGCTTCGTGAGCCCGGCGGCCTGGTGGGCGTCGCTGCCGGTGGGCGCCATCGGCACATGTCTCATCGTGGTGAACAACCAGCGCGACGCGAGCACGGACGTGAAGGCCAACAAGCGCACGATGGTGGTGCGCTTCGGCCAGGGCTTTGGCCGCGCGGAGTACGTGCTGCTGCTGGTGGCCTCCTACGTCACGCCGTTCGTGCTGTTCGCCAAGGGCTACGCGAGCGCCTGGGTCTTCTTGCCACTCCTGAGCCTGCCGCTGGTGGTGCCGCCGCTGAAGCTGATGCTGAAGGCGGAGGGCGCGGCGCTCAACCCCGCGCTGGGCGGGACGGCGAAGCTGCAGATGCTGTTCGGGTTGCTGTTCGCGGTCGGCCTGTACCTGCGCTGA
- the mhpA gene encoding bifunctional 3-(3-hydroxy-phenyl)propionate/3-hydroxycinnamic acid hydroxylase MhpA, translated as MAPESVDVIVVGSGPVGAMAANLLGQYGLRTVVIEKETTAHTQSRAINADDEAQRIFQAAGLTGELGPGFHPCLKMTYVDDEMRMLAEVDFTKVERPNGHPIGSLFNQPRLEASLHRGMERFAHVSMWRGHEVESFMQDDEGVSVRVKDNVNGRTMTVRARYLLACDGAKSGIRRRLGLKLEGTTALEHALAVSVETQSSAPDFTYYPCGPERVGIVTRTAHDEIRFDTLVKPGQDLEHVKTPEYVRGIIAPFIDPDTVKVKSVNLYAYHSRMAEKWRVGRVFLLGDAAHLMPPFLGQGLCSGLRDAANLTWKLAHVLGGAADASLLDTYEVERRPHAAEMMRMSDALGSMLASGGPFMARARNAFIKLLYHMPVTGPFIREYKMKPNLFHAEGFVFGGKRGKSKQAAEGAYFPQPRVEHGEEGERPLDDVIGQRFAVLTRPGAPADVQQAAKALAEDIGGVWLSVAPAARSGAGRSGEVVDLEGKLGEWFAQHGSDLVVLRPDRYVYAATNSAGVAQVHASLKQAVRALTRWGNRGSRRAAQLGA; from the coding sequence ATGGCTCCGGAATCTGTTGATGTGATCGTCGTCGGAAGCGGCCCGGTGGGGGCCATGGCGGCGAACCTGCTCGGCCAGTACGGCTTGCGCACCGTGGTCATCGAGAAGGAGACCACCGCGCACACCCAGTCCCGCGCCATCAACGCGGACGACGAAGCGCAGCGCATCTTCCAGGCCGCCGGTCTCACGGGGGAACTGGGGCCGGGTTTCCACCCGTGCCTGAAGATGACCTACGTGGACGACGAGATGCGGATGCTCGCCGAGGTGGACTTCACCAAGGTGGAGCGCCCCAACGGCCACCCCATCGGCTCGCTCTTCAACCAGCCCCGCCTGGAGGCCTCGCTGCACCGGGGCATGGAGCGCTTCGCGCACGTCAGCATGTGGCGTGGCCATGAAGTCGAATCCTTCATGCAGGACGACGAAGGCGTGTCCGTGCGCGTGAAGGACAACGTCAATGGCCGCACCATGACGGTGCGCGCGCGCTACCTGCTCGCGTGCGACGGCGCCAAGAGCGGCATCCGCCGCCGGCTGGGCCTGAAGCTGGAGGGCACCACGGCGCTGGAGCATGCGCTGGCCGTCTCCGTGGAGACGCAGTCGTCCGCGCCGGACTTCACCTACTACCCCTGCGGCCCGGAGCGCGTGGGCATCGTGACGCGCACCGCGCACGACGAGATCCGCTTCGACACGCTGGTGAAGCCGGGGCAGGACCTGGAGCACGTGAAGACGCCCGAATACGTGCGCGGCATCATCGCGCCCTTCATTGACCCGGACACCGTGAAGGTGAAGAGCGTCAACCTCTACGCCTACCACAGCCGCATGGCGGAGAAGTGGCGCGTGGGCCGGGTGTTCCTGCTCGGGGACGCTGCGCACCTCATGCCGCCGTTCCTGGGGCAGGGCCTGTGCTCCGGCCTGCGCGACGCGGCGAACCTCACCTGGAAGCTGGCGCACGTGCTGGGCGGCGCCGCGGACGCGTCGCTCCTGGACACCTACGAGGTGGAGCGTCGGCCGCACGCCGCGGAGATGATGCGGATGTCGGACGCGCTGGGCTCGATGCTGGCGTCGGGCGGCCCGTTCATGGCCCGCGCGCGCAACGCCTTCATCAAGCTGCTGTACCACATGCCCGTCACCGGCCCCTTCATCCGCGAGTACAAGATGAAGCCGAACCTCTTCCACGCGGAGGGATTCGTCTTCGGCGGCAAGCGCGGCAAGTCCAAGCAGGCGGCGGAAGGCGCCTACTTCCCGCAGCCGCGCGTGGAGCACGGCGAGGAAGGGGAGCGACCGTTGGATGACGTCATCGGCCAGCGCTTCGCGGTGCTGACGCGGCCGGGTGCGCCCGCGGACGTCCAGCAGGCGGCCAAGGCGCTGGCGGAGGACATCGGCGGCGTGTGGCTGTCCGTGGCGCCGGCGGCGCGCTCCGGCGCGGGCCGCTCCGGCGAGGTGGTGGACCTGGAGGGCAAGCTGGGCGAGTGGTTCGCCCAGCACGGCTCGGACCTGGTCGTCCTGCGCCCGGACCGCTACGTCTACGCGGCCACGAACAGCGCGGGTGTCGCGCAGGTCCACGCTTCGCTGAAGCAGGCCGTCCGCGCGCTCACCCGCTGGGGCAACCGGGGTTCCCGGCGGGCGGCGCAGCTCGGGGCCTGA
- the menH gene encoding 2-succinyl-6-hydroxy-2,4-cyclohexadiene-1-carboxylate synthase, with protein sequence MGVTLAYDSWGEGPHTLLALHGFTGSGATFEHLRPLLGRSVRVVAVDLPGHGRTPLPEKTGRDGFLETVDAVVQLARELGGQVDLLGYSQGARVALGAAVRAPDCFGRLIMESGSPGLHRRQERSERREADAKLVDFIRTKGVDAFVERWEALPLFDGLRRLPEPEQAALRDRRKACTAQGLAGALETLGLGVQPDYWPALHRQRLPTLLLTGDQDEKFTTLARRMAAELPVVWRRAFAGVTHAPHLEAPEEYVREVLSFLQTPWYEAPQFEHAILAREATHS encoded by the coding sequence ATGGGCGTGACGCTCGCTTATGACAGCTGGGGTGAAGGCCCCCATACGCTCCTGGCGCTGCACGGCTTCACCGGCAGCGGCGCTACGTTCGAGCACCTGCGTCCGCTGCTGGGCCGCTCCGTGCGAGTGGTGGCGGTGGACCTGCCCGGCCACGGCCGCACGCCGTTGCCGGAGAAGACAGGCCGCGACGGCTTTCTGGAGACGGTGGACGCCGTGGTCCAACTGGCGCGCGAGCTGGGGGGCCAGGTGGATCTGCTCGGCTATTCGCAGGGCGCGCGGGTGGCGCTGGGCGCCGCGGTGCGCGCGCCGGACTGCTTCGGCCGGCTGATCATGGAGAGCGGCTCGCCCGGGCTGCACCGACGCCAGGAGCGCTCGGAGCGGCGCGAGGCCGACGCGAAGCTCGTGGACTTCATCCGCACGAAGGGCGTGGACGCCTTCGTGGAGCGGTGGGAAGCGCTGCCCCTCTTCGACGGGCTGCGCCGCCTGCCGGAGCCGGAGCAGGCCGCGCTGCGCGATCGCCGCAAGGCGTGCACGGCGCAGGGACTGGCCGGAGCGTTGGAGACCCTGGGCCTGGGCGTACAGCCGGATTACTGGCCGGCGCTGCACCGCCAGCGGCTGCCCACGCTGCTGCTCACCGGTGATCAGGACGAGAAGTTCACGACCCTGGCGAGGCGCATGGCGGCGGAGCTGCCGGTGGTGTGGCGCCGCGCCTTCGCGGGGGTCACCCACGCCCCGCACCTGGAGGCGCCGGAGGAGTACGTGCGCGAAGTGCTCTCGTTCCTCCAGACGCCCTGGTACGAAGCGCCGCAGTTCGAACACGCCATCCTGGCGCGAGAGGCGACCCACTCGTGA